In Deltaproteobacteria bacterium, the sequence GCGAATGTCAGGTACAGGTTAATTCCGTTCGTAATTACATCGCCATTCTTAAGGATCTATTAATAGCGTCGACAATCACTCCATTTCGAAAAAGAATGAAACGTGGAGTAGTTGCGCATGAAAAATTCTATTTTTTTGATTGCGGACTTTTTCGAACGCTTCGTCCCTCCGGCCCACTTGACAAGCCGCAAGAAATTGACGGTATCGCCCTTGAAACGCTTGTCTATCAGAATCTCTGTGCCTGGGTTGATAATATTGATAAAGCAAAACTCCATTTTTGGCGAACGCAGACCGGATTGGAGGTTGACTTCATCATATATGGTCCTGAAGCATTCTATGCCATTGAAGTGAAAAACAGTGGCAAAATCAGGCCCGAAGATCTACGTGGGTTAAAAGCTTTCATACAGGACTATCCCGAAGCGACTCCGATTATACTCTATAGAGGGAATGAACGCATCGAAAACAAAAAAATACTTTGTGTAAATGTCACGGAATTCCTCCAATCATTCGTCTGAGTACCGTTGAACACATGATCTTAAGAAACATGTATTCAGAACTTTTTAATTCGATAATATCCTGTACAATCCCTTACTTAAGAAATAAGTTAGTAACTTTAGAAATACCATAGGCTTGCTTTGCCTTTTTAATTCTTCTGCCCTTAATAAAGTATTTTTTTCTGCTCCCCTATTTAAAACTCACGTAAAATCATCTAACTTTAACACTAATGATTATTAGTTGCAGCCGTCGCACCGATATTCCCGCTTTTTTTACACCGTGGCTCATGCAACAAATTGCCAACGGCTTCTGCGAAGTAGCTAATCCATTTAATCCTAAACAAATCTCACGCATTTCACTTAATCCCGAAGATGTTGATGTTATCGTATTTTGGACCAAAAATGCCGCGCCGTTATTACCATATCTATCAAAACTCAATCAACGCGGATTTGCTTATTATTTTCTATATACTATCACCGGTTATGGCCCAGCTATTGAACCGCATGTTCCTGCTATCGATGCGAGCTTTAAAACTTATCATAAATTAGCTGAGCTTATCGGCCCTGAGCGTGTAATTTGGCGTTATGATCCGATTATTTTTAGTGAACAGTTAAACCAAAAATTTCACCAACAGAACTTTACCCATATTGCAAAGCACTTGCATGGTTATAGTAAACGAGTAATCATTAGTTTTGTTGATCATCATTACCGTCATGCTAACAAAGGCTTGGCTACTATCAACAGCATTGATACTCATTTGCAAATCAATAAATCCATCTCTTCTACTATCGCACAAATAGCAACTAATTTAGCAGCAATCGCAGGTGATAATGCTTTAGATATTTATAGTTGTTCTGAAACCTTAGATCTTAATGCTAATGGTATCAAAGCCGGCAGTTGTATTGATGCTGAACTTATTCATAAACTTTTTAATAAACAAGTATCCTCAAAAAAAGATCCATATCAACGTAGTCAATGTAATTGTGTTAAAAGCCGTGACATCGGCGCTTACAACACTTGTTCACATGGTTGTATTTATTGCTATGCAACTTCAAGCAACAAACCGCAAAGTAGTATTAACAGTGTAAAACAATAAGTATTGTAATTTTAAAATCTACTCATTAATCGCATCAATAATCACATTAACTAACTCTTCACTATTAACACCGTAAGCGACTATTGCACGAGCTATCCCTAATAACATAGCGCGTGCATCAGGCAGATCCGCTGAAATATAGGCTTCGCCATTAAGCGCATTGGTCAAAGCCTCACGAGCCTTATCAGCATTGCCAGCAGTTAATCGCTGTATATTATTTATAAGTTCACTATCGTTAACACTGACCCTTGGCATTGATATTGGCATACCTGGTTCTTGTATGTCTAATGGCAACAGTGGACTAGTATCATCGCTACCGCTTACTATCGCGCCTAGGCCCAATGCTTCTTGTAATGTTTGTTCACTCGCTTGATTTGCTAGCGGTGTTGGTGAATCATTCTTTTTAGTCATTAACCACTCTTAATATACAAAACCCTTAAGCTGGGCGCCCTTAAGCTGGGCAAATGGTCGAACCATCATTGATGATAAGTAGGCAATATATCCGCTTCGACTTGTTGGGGAATTATCGCACCGGTATCTGGATCAATACATACATACATACGTCTCATACTATTAAGAACACCAGGTGTAGTATTGAAATCAGTAATCCAAAAACACATTAGTTTATCATCACGTTCGTGATCATAATCAAAATCGGCAAATGGGTCATCTTCACGCTGCCGCTCTTCATCTTCACGATCACGCTGATCATCTTGTTGACGTCTACGATTTTCTTCGTCGTCAGCTTCACGTCGTGTAATAGCCTGCTGCTCCTCTTCACGTCGTTGACGTTCAAGAGCCTTACGAATATGTTCACGGTTATTAAAAGCATCCCAAAAAAGATTTTCTAAATACCACGCCATTATAAGTTCTTGTGCATCATCGCGCGAAAGATGACCTTCTTTTAGGTCATCTGCGTCAGCAAGTAAAATATCACTGGGGCGGCGTGCAGCGGTACGTGCCCAATGCAGCAAATCACGTTTAGCTGGTATAGCTCTTCCTTGCATTGCATTAGCAAAACCGGCAGCGGCTTGATGTAATATTTTGTATATAATTGAACTTTCACTGCCACGCAGGCTTCTAACTGCCGACATCGTTCCTAACATGGCGATACCGCTTTTATATAAAGGGCCAAGTAAATGTGGTTTTATTCCCATTTCGCCATTACGCCCAGGGCCAATTTTTAACAATTCAGTACGCATAACCAATGCCAGTAGCTTGCCACGATCAATACCTAATTCAGCAGCAAGATCGGCTCGATTTTGCGGCAAAGCCCCAGCACGTACTAATCCCATAGGATCTTGAATACCAAGCTGCATAAGTTGATTGGCGAGCTTATCACCAAAAGTCATCTTCATGAGCATAGTACGCTGCCCAGGGCTCAACTGGGCTAACTCTCGCTCTACCAGCTTGGGTGCACGAAAACCGGCAGCGTTAATATTAACCTGTCGTTGCCCCAGCATTTCGGCAAGCAATGCCATTTCACCCTTGGGTGCTGCAAAACCAGCACGACTTTGCAAACCACCGCCGGGAACATGAGTTGCATGCTGCACAAATTGCACCCAACGCAAGGCTTGTTGCGGTGCTGTGCCATCACTAGCTTGGGTGCGGGCGCCTTCAGGAGAAGTAGCCTGGGGTAAAGTTTTTAACGCTTCACCACCATAGGCATTAGCTAACCGATTTACTAAAGTTTGAATAACCGGAGCCCCAACTAATGCCTGCGTAAGTGCCTGAGCTAAAGGTGTTGGCAATTGACCACGTAACTCGCGAGCAATGAAACGACCAAGAGCTTTTTGCACTTCATTCGAAAGGTTTTTTACGTCTATTTTCGCTAATTCTGCTATCCGCGCTTTATCTTTAGCTATATCACGAAGGAGCTGACGTACATCATCATCAGTAGCACGAGGCTTATGCATTTTTTCGCGTAATTGCTCGCGAATTGCCTCATCACTAATAGCACCTCTTCGATTATGAATTTCTGCCATACCTACGACCTTTATTTACTAGACCCTACAGGGCATAGGCAGCATTTGTCTAGCGTAGCCAAACTTTTAACTTCGGAGGATTGGCTAATGAGGCATTTGGCCAATCGTAATCATCAATGGGAGCATCAAAACCATTACCATTTTGGGTAAAACCATCAATAGTTCTATTTTCTGGTTGTACCCCTACAGCCATACAAAGATCACCTTCTGTAGTATTACCACCATCATTATTACTCGTATAAGGGAAACTACCCCCATGCTCATCAAATGGCATCACCCCGAAGATATTTTGTCGACAACTTTCAGTGGCGCCGTCCCAACGTTTAACCACAGCTTCGTAGATTTGTGCGTTTGCAATTAAGGTGTTTCCTGTGTTATGATTCCACCAAGTAGCCAATAATCGATTAGGCGGCATTTCCCATTTAACCCATCTTGTTCTATTGGTATTGCTTAAACGAATCATTTGCGCTCGATTTACCGCCATTGCCACTGCATCAATACATGCAAATGTGCCATCTTCAATTGTATCGGTTAACAAATTGTTGACATTATTTTGATTACGCAGCCACATATTAGTCATATCAAACTTGCCAGCTACCTCACCTATTAAGGTCCAGCCACCACCGCTCATATCGCAATAAGTTTGTACTGGTGTCGCAGATGCAACTCCCCCAGCTAATACCCAATAAATGTCATTAGTAGCTTCACCACCGGAAAGTTGTAAAATTTCAAAACAACTACCTGCGGGATTTTCAGCAGAACCCGGAAGAATATTATCGCCACAATGGCCGATTTCAGCCCCCAAACCACCGCAAGTCTGATTATCAGGGCATTCTCCGCAAAAAACCCAGCCACCGCAATTATCTGAAAGCGCACCACACTCCCACCCAGCTTGTACACAATTTGGAACAATGCAATTGTCTTGTCCGATTAAAGTGTCAACAAATTCACACCAATTATCGCCGCAAATTTTTTTACAATAATCCTCTTCATAGCATCCATAGCCCTCAGCACAATCATCATTATTGTCGCATAAAAATTTGACAGATTCGTCATCAATGTTAGGAACATCAACTGAGCATGCTGAAAATACCACCACCAGCAACGATACCTGGATGCTTCGCTACATCATTGGCAGCCTCTTTCATTCTTTGTTTGCTAAGGTGAAAAAAAAACTTCTAACTGCTCAAGTTGATTAATTTTAACACAAATGCTTTTTCAAAGTAAAAATGATTTAATAATATTGCGTAAATATGATAAAAAATCCTTTTTTAAGCTACTTGCAAAAGTCGATATAATTTACAATTATAACTAAAATAACATCATTCTAAGCGCAAACTTACAATCTAAAATGTTTTTTAATATCAACCAGTTATATACTCCCACTCGCGCTGACTCTTGATCTCATCTCTGTAAATGATCGATTTTATTAGGCTTTACTGGATGCCCTCTTTCGAGGGCATGACGTAGAGAGTTTTACGAAACTCCTCGTCATTCCTACGAAAGTAGGAATCCAATTCCGATAAAAGTGAAGAATGAGACTAAGAGTCAGCACTCGCGTGGGAGTGACGAAAATGGGTGGTGGTTCGACTTTTACATGTGGCTCTCTTATTAATAATTATCTGTTCGATTGTATAAATTATTTTTCTCGACTGAATATCTATTTTAAATTTTTAGTAAAACTAATCATCCAAAGAGATAATAGCAAGTGTACTCCTAATATAAAGGCCACTAGCCACTCATTTTAAGGTTTCGCCATGACTAAGACCGTCACCACTGGACCCCAAAATTTCCAAATCGACAACAATAGCCAAAATGATCCATCGCTTTTAAAGCTACAGAAAAAAAAATTAACAGGTTATGAAGCACTTAATGAACAACTACTAAACATGTCGTTTGGGCAAGCATCCTCTGTTATTTCTACGCAGATTTCGTCATTTAATGCCAACGACAACAATGAATCCGATATTCCCCCAGCTATGGCTGAAAGTCTGATGTCATTTGCATCAACTATTTCACAAAATTGCCATGTAACTAAAGATATCGCTCTTAAAGGTTGGAGCAGATGTTTTGCCTCAATGCCTAAAGGCGAAATACCGCAAGATGTTAATGCCTTGGTGCAGCATGTGTTGCGTCAATCATACATGGAAACCACAAACGATTTACGCTTTTATGCTCAAAAAGTTCAATTTTTTAACGATCTAAAAGCTTCTATTCGAGACCATTTAGCAGATTTACGCAAAGCCAAACTATTGGTTGAAGAATGGGAAGTTGAAAATAATCGCCTAACTAGCGATGCTCAATTTGAAACAAAAACTACTGAAGAAATCATCTCAACAACATCCGTTGATGTTGATACAGATGTAAGTATTAAGGTTAAAAAAGAAGCATTGGCATGGGATGATCCACGACGCCGAAGAAGTGACCCATTACTAATAGACTTAGATCGCGATGGAGAAATAGAGCTAATTAATATAGAAGATGACAATGGCTTTTTACTTAATCACACCGAAACCGAATTAGACCCTATTATTGAAACTGATAAAAATGCTGTTGATCATAACGTAATTACAACTGATGGTATTAATGAGATAACTACCACTACCACTACTACTACTACTACCACCACTACTACTGAAAGAACCCAAATTTCTGAAACACGCTTCACTCAATGGGCTGCGCCAGACGACGGCGTGTTAGTCATGGATCGCAATGGCAACGGTCAAATCGAAGCCGAAGATCTGTTTGGTGATAAATCTGTAACCGGTCGCGATGCTGCAAATGGCTATGAAGATCTTGCCGCTTTAGACACTAATAACGATGGTATTGTTAACTCTGAAGATGCAGACTTCGCTAATCTTAAAGTATGGCAGGATCGTGATGGTGATGGTCAGATGGATGACGGCGAAAGCCTAACTATGCGTCAAGCCGGTATTGATGGAATACGCACCAATTATGAAAGTACTTCAGATGAAACTTTGACAGAAGTTGGCACCTTCCGCTCGACTCGCGCTGTTGAACTTGAAGAAGAGATGAAAAAATATCCACCTGAAGCTTTCTATTTCAGTGATGTGTCCACAGATTTTCAACTTGATGAAAATGGCCAGCCAGCATTTAAATATAACATTAAAGGTGATCCAAACATTCCTTATGGTGATCCTAATTCTGCACGTTTAACCCCAGAAGACTACGAAACCGAAATTAAAAATTACGAAGAAAAACTAAACACTGTTGGTGATGATGCCCAACTAGCCAATCTTGATCTGCAAAATATGCTGCAAAAACAGCAACAAACACTGCAAATGATGTCGAACATTTCAAAAGTGCTGTATGATACCGCTATGGCAATAGTTAGAAAGATCGGTGGCTAAGTTCTGGCAATTTTCCACTCTTTATACCTCTGAATTTTTCATCATTTTAGTTCTTTAAAATAATTATATCAAATAACCTCTTAATATTTATGTATAATTAGGCAGTTAGCAAATAGTTAAGTTATTCGATTGACATTGTTGTCTATTATATATTAATGCTTAATAAATTGAATTATGGCCAAACATTTTTTCATTTAGTCAGGTAATTATGGAGAATCAAGTAAAGTTTGAATTTAGTCAGGCACATTTTGAAACCTTAGCTGATATATTGGAGAAGTAATCAGTGAAAATGTCTACCAAAGGCCGTTATGGCCTGCGCATTATGATAGAGCTAGCTAACAATTATGGCAAAGGTCCACAGTCGGTTGAAACAATAGCTACTCATCAACATATATCAGGCAAATATATTCACGTTATTGCAATGAATTTAAAATCGGCCGGTTTGCTCCGTACAGTTCGTGGACCTAATGGCGGATATGAGCTAGCAAAAAACCCATCGGCAATTACTGCTCTTGACATTGTTTTGGCACTTGAAGGTAAAAATGCACCAGTTGATTGTGTGATTAATGCTGCATACTGTTTACGGGCAAACGCATGTGTAGCTCGCGATCTCTGGTGTGATATTGCGACAGCTATTGATAATGTTTTAGCTGGACAAACAATTGAGCAACTTGCTCAAAAACAACAAGCTTACCTTGATACCCGTCATTGCTACACAATTTAAGAATTAATGGAGTCTTTTATGGTCGCCCCAAATAATGACATAAATAAAAATATAAAAGTCGCGGTGGCCATGAGTGGTGGTGTGGATAGCAGTGTTGCAGCAGCCTTGTTTTGCGCTCAAGGTTATCAAGTAATTGGAGTTACCTTGAAACTCCAACACACAAATAAGAATACCCCAGACCACTCAACAATTACTGGGTGTGCTAGCGATGCTAATACACGTGCAAAATCAGTTGCCGAGCAGCTTAGAATAAAGCACTACATAGTAGATGGTAGCAGTGAATTTGAGCAGTTGGTGTTACGTCCAAGTTGGAATGAATATAAAAAGGGACGCACCCCTAGCCCATGCTTAATATGTAATGAACATATTAAATTTTCAATGCTGCTAAAATGGGCAAATGCAATGGGTGCTACTAAGCTTGCCACCGGGCATTATGTACGAATAATTAAAAATATTGAAGATACTTTTCAACTTTTGCGAGGGCGCGATAGTATTAAAGACCAATCATATTTTCTTGCTGGTCTTAACCAATATCAATTAGGTTCCGTGCTCTTTCCTTTAGGCGAATTTACTAAAACTGAAGTACGCGCCATGGCACATAAGTTAAACCTCGCAACATCTACAACTAAAGAAAGCCAAGATGCATGTCTGGTTGGTTCTGATGTCTCTTTTGCCGAAAAGTTGCGTGAATTTTTCGCGGGCGAAAATATTGGTGGGCCTATTATAGATACTAATGGCATAAAATTAGGAGAGCATACAGGTATTCATAAATTCACCATTGGGCAACGCAAAGGACTTGGGGTTGCCTCACTAACGCGTCGTTGGGTGTGTGCAATTAATCCCGCAGATGCTGCGGTAATAATTACTGATGATGAAGCAAAGCTTAATGGTGACTATCTACGCGCACACGATGTTAATTGGGTTAGTGGATATGCTCCGAGAGATGAATTAGATTGTCAGGTTCAAATTCGTTACAATCATAAACCAGCCCCAGCAATAGTCACTACTAATACAGATAACAGTGTGGAAGTAAGGTTTAAACAAAAAGTACGTGCTATTACCCCTGGACAAGCTGCAGTTTTTTATGATGGCGAACGGACGTTAGGCAGGGGGTGGATTAGTGTTTAATAGTTGCAGAATATCTATTAAAGATATTCACCTCTGGTTGCGTGAGGAAAATCAAAAAAACTTAGAAAAGCTCTGGCAAGAGGCTGACCGAATACGCAGTGCTAATGTCGGAATTGCTGTTTTTTTACGGGGATTAATTGAAATTTCAAATTATTGTCGGCAAAAGTGTCACTATTGTGGATTACGTGCTGAAAATCGTCAATTACAGCGCTATCGTATGTCAACAGATGAAATACTTATCTGTGCTCGACAAGCTAAAAAGTTAGGTTATGGCACGGTGGTTTTGCAAGCTGGTGAAGATGCGGGCATTACCCAGGACTGGATGACTGCTCTTATACTAAAAATAAAACATGAAACTGGGTTAGCAATAACTCTAAGTTTAGGTGAACGCAATCTTGATGAATTACAAGCTTGGCGCATTGCTGGTGCGGATCGCTATCTATTACGCTTTGAAACTTCAAACCAAAAGTTATTTAAACTTATACATCCTGGCCGCATCGGCTCATCTACTACTAGTGATCGCATTTACTTGCTTAAAGAGTTGCGTCGTATGGGTTATGAAATCGGTAGTGGGGTCATGATAGGTATTCCGGGGCAATCATACGATGATTTAGTTGCTGATTTAGAGCTATTTCAAGAACTTGATCTCGATATGATTGGTATTGGTCCATTTATCGCGCATCCCAACACACCGCTTGGTAATCAGCAAAACGACCTCTATTTGCCTGCAGAACTGCAAGTA encodes:
- the hydE gene encoding [FeFe] hydrogenase H-cluster radical SAM maturase HydE — translated: MSIKDIHLWLREENQKNLEKLWQEADRIRSANVGIAVFLRGLIEISNYCRQKCHYCGLRAENRQLQRYRMSTDEILICARQAKKLGYGTVVLQAGEDAGITQDWMTALILKIKHETGLAITLSLGERNLDELQAWRIAGADRYLLRFETSNQKLFKLIHPGRIGSSTTSDRIYLLKELRRMGYEIGSGVMIGIPGQSYDDLVADLELFQELDLDMIGIGPFIAHPNTPLGNQQNDLYLPAELQVPNTELMTYKVLALTRLVCPRANLPSTTALASLNYEQGRELGLMRGANIVMPNLTPPHYRKLYEIYPAKACIRESFEQFHAIIKIRIASINRSIGIGPGSAIKR
- the mnmA gene encoding tRNA 2-thiouridine(34) synthase MnmA, giving the protein MVAPNNDINKNIKVAVAMSGGVDSSVAAALFCAQGYQVIGVTLKLQHTNKNTPDHSTITGCASDANTRAKSVAEQLRIKHYIVDGSSEFEQLVLRPSWNEYKKGRTPSPCLICNEHIKFSMLLKWANAMGATKLATGHYVRIIKNIEDTFQLLRGRDSIKDQSYFLAGLNQYQLGSVLFPLGEFTKTEVRAMAHKLNLATSTTKESQDACLVGSDVSFAEKLREFFAGENIGGPIIDTNGIKLGEHTGIHKFTIGQRKGLGVASLTRRWVCAINPADAAVIITDDEAKLNGDYLRAHDVNWVSGYAPRDELDCQVQIRYNHKPAPAIVTTNTDNSVEVRFKQKVRAITPGQAAVFYDGERTLGRGWISV
- a CDS encoding Rrf2 family transcriptional regulator — encoded protein: MSTKGRYGLRIMIELANNYGKGPQSVETIATHQHISGKYIHVIAMNLKSAGLLRTVRGPNGGYELAKNPSAITALDIVLALEGKNAPVDCVINAAYCLRANACVARDLWCDIATAIDNVLAGQTIEQLAQKQQAYLDTRHCYTI
- a CDS encoding DUF1848 domain-containing protein — encoded protein: MIISCSRRTDIPAFFTPWLMQQIANGFCEVANPFNPKQISRISLNPEDVDVIVFWTKNAAPLLPYLSKLNQRGFAYYFLYTITGYGPAIEPHVPAIDASFKTYHKLAELIGPERVIWRYDPIIFSEQLNQKFHQQNFTHIAKHLHGYSKRVIISFVDHHYRHANKGLATINSIDTHLQINKSISSTIAQIATNLAAIAGDNALDIYSCSETLDLNANGIKAGSCIDAELIHKLFNKQVSSKKDPYQRSQCNCVKSRDIGAYNTCSHGCIYCYATSSNKPQSSINSVKQ